One Jannaschia sp. GRR-S6-38 genomic window carries:
- a CDS encoding (2Fe-2S)-binding protein, translating into MTKVTMTVNGKSRSAEAEGRTLLVDWLREGLRLTGTHVGCDTSQCGACVVHVNGAPVKACSVLAQELEGAEVRTIEGMANADGTLGRVQQAFQDYHGLQCGFCTPGMVMSAAALLDENPKPTEAEVRHYLEGNICRCTGYHNIVKAVMAASGQTVEPVAAE; encoded by the coding sequence ATGACGAAAGTCACGATGACGGTGAACGGCAAGAGCCGCAGCGCCGAAGCCGAGGGCCGCACCCTGCTGGTCGACTGGCTGCGCGAGGGGCTGCGCCTGACGGGCACCCATGTCGGTTGCGACACCAGCCAGTGCGGCGCCTGCGTCGTCCACGTCAACGGCGCGCCGGTCAAGGCCTGCTCGGTCCTGGCGCAGGAGCTGGAGGGCGCCGAGGTCCGGACGATCGAGGGCATGGCCAATGCCGACGGCACGCTGGGCCGCGTGCAGCAGGCCTTCCAGGATTACCACGGGCTGCAATGCGGCTTCTGCACGCCGGGCATGGTGATGTCCGCGGCGGCGCTGCTGGACGAGAACCCGAAGCCGACCGAGGCCGAGGTGCGCCATTACCTCGAGGGCAATATCTGCCGCTGCACGGGCTACCACAACATCGTCAAGGCGGTGATGGCGGCCTCGGGCCAGACGGTGGAGCCCGTCGCGGCCGAATAG
- a CDS encoding MAPEG family protein, producing MAPELFWMAATAVMTGLLWVPYILSFIGERGLVGALTRRKGDEVGAADWAQRAQWAHRNAVENLVVFAPLALGVALTGAGTALTALAAAAYFWLRLAHFVVYTAGIPVVRTLLFAGGVVCQLILGIALITGG from the coding sequence ATGGCGCCCGAGCTTTTCTGGATGGCGGCCACGGCCGTGATGACGGGCCTGCTCTGGGTGCCCTACATCCTGTCCTTCATCGGCGAGCGCGGCCTCGTCGGCGCGCTGACCCGGCGCAAGGGCGACGAGGTGGGCGCCGCCGACTGGGCGCAGCGCGCGCAATGGGCGCATCGCAATGCGGTCGAAAATCTGGTCGTCTTCGCGCCGTTGGCACTGGGCGTCGCCCTGACCGGGGCGGGCACCGCGCTGACGGCGCTGGCCGCGGCGGCCTATTTCTGGCTGCGGCTCGCGCATTTCGTCGTCTACACCGCCGGCATCCCGGTCGTGCGGACGCTTCTCTTCGCTGGCGGCGTGGTCTGCCAGCTCATCCTGGGGATCGCGCTCATCACGGGAGGTTAG
- a CDS encoding xanthine dehydrogenase family protein molybdopterin-binding subunit, whose protein sequence is MPKDTGIGASPKRREDVRFLTGKGRYTDDINVAGQAHVAFLRSDVAHGRIKGIDASAAEAMEGVIRVFTAADFDAVGGIPCGWQITDRQGNPMQEPKHPILAEGKVRHVGDPIAAVVAETREQARDAAEAIVVDIEDLPAVIDMKKALAEGAPKVHDDLNDNLCYDWGFVEENREAVDKAIAEAAHVTTLELVNNRLVANPMEPRVAVGDYAQHDDSSTLYTTSQNPHVIRLLMGAFVLGIPEHKLRVVAPDVGGGFGTKIFHYAEEAFCTFAAKALGRPVKWTASRSEAFMSDAHGRDHVTKIELALDADNNFTAIRTETHANMGAYLSTFAPSVPTWLHGTLMAGNYKTPLIYVNVKAVFTNTVPVDAYRGAGRPEATFQLERVIDMAARELGVDPVALRRQNFVTEFPYATPVAVEYDTGDYNATMDRLLEMIDRDGFEARRKESESRGKLRGLGLNSYIEACGIAPSSLVGQLGARAGLYESATVRVNATGGLVVMTGSHSHGQGHETSFAQVVADMIGINEDQIEIVHGDTANTPMGMGTYGSRSLAVGGSAMVRATEKIIAKAKKIAAHLMEASEGDIELKDGKFTVAGTDKSVAWGDVTLAAYVPHNYPLEDIEPGLEETAFYDPNNFTYPAGAYACEVEVDPETGRVEVLSFAAADDFGNVVNPMIVEGQVHGGLAQGIGQALLENCAYDEDGQLLSASYMDYSMPRSSDLPMFQVDHSCQTPCTHNPLGVKGCGEAGAIGSPPSIVNAVIDALQSGGHKVAHIDMPLTPSRVWSAMQG, encoded by the coding sequence ATGCCCAAAGACACCGGAATCGGCGCCAGCCCCAAGCGGCGCGAGGACGTGCGCTTCCTGACGGGGAAGGGTCGCTACACCGACGACATCAACGTGGCCGGACAGGCCCACGTGGCCTTCCTGCGCTCGGACGTGGCCCATGGCCGGATCAAGGGGATCGACGCCTCGGCCGCGGAAGCCATGGAGGGCGTGATCCGCGTCTTCACCGCTGCCGATTTTGACGCCGTCGGCGGCATCCCGTGCGGCTGGCAGATCACCGACCGGCAGGGCAACCCGATGCAGGAGCCCAAGCACCCGATCCTCGCCGAGGGCAAAGTGCGGCACGTGGGCGACCCGATCGCCGCCGTCGTGGCCGAGACGCGCGAACAGGCCCGCGACGCCGCCGAAGCGATCGTGGTCGATATCGAGGACCTGCCCGCCGTCATCGACATGAAGAAGGCGCTCGCCGAGGGCGCACCGAAGGTCCATGACGATCTCAACGACAATCTCTGCTACGACTGGGGCTTCGTCGAGGAGAACCGCGAGGCCGTGGACAAGGCTATCGCCGAGGCCGCGCATGTCACCACGCTGGAGCTGGTGAACAACCGCCTCGTCGCCAACCCGATGGAGCCGCGCGTGGCGGTGGGCGACTATGCCCAGCACGACGATTCCAGCACGCTCTACACCACCTCGCAGAACCCGCACGTCATCCGCCTGCTGATGGGCGCCTTCGTGCTGGGCATCCCCGAGCACAAGCTGCGCGTCGTGGCCCCGGATGTGGGCGGCGGCTTCGGCACCAAGATCTTCCACTACGCCGAGGAAGCCTTCTGCACCTTCGCCGCCAAGGCGCTCGGCCGGCCGGTGAAATGGACCGCCTCGCGCTCGGAGGCGTTCATGTCGGACGCCCATGGCCGCGACCATGTCACCAAGATCGAGCTGGCGCTGGACGCCGACAACAATTTCACCGCCATCCGGACTGAGACCCACGCCAACATGGGCGCCTATCTTTCGACATTCGCGCCCTCGGTGCCGACCTGGCTGCACGGCACGCTGATGGCGGGCAATTACAAGACGCCGCTGATCTACGTGAACGTGAAGGCCGTCTTCACCAACACCGTGCCCGTCGACGCCTATCGCGGCGCCGGCCGGCCCGAGGCGACCTTCCAGCTGGAGCGCGTGATCGACATGGCCGCGCGCGAGCTGGGCGTCGACCCGGTCGCGCTCCGGCGGCAGAACTTCGTGACCGAGTTCCCCTACGCCACGCCCGTGGCCGTCGAATACGACACCGGCGACTACAACGCGACGATGGACCGGCTGCTCGAGATGATCGACCGCGACGGGTTCGAGGCCCGCCGCAAGGAGAGCGAAAGCCGCGGCAAGCTTCGGGGTCTGGGCCTCAACTCCTATATCGAGGCTTGCGGCATCGCGCCCTCCTCGCTGGTGGGGCAGCTCGGCGCGCGCGCGGGTCTCTACGAGAGCGCGACGGTGCGGGTCAACGCGACCGGCGGGCTGGTCGTGATGACGGGCTCGCACAGCCACGGGCAGGGGCACGAGACCAGCTTCGCCCAGGTCGTGGCCGACATGATCGGCATCAACGAGGACCAGATCGAGATCGTGCATGGCGACACCGCCAACACGCCGATGGGGATGGGCACCTACGGGTCGCGCAGCCTCGCGGTGGGCGGCTCGGCCATGGTGCGCGCGACCGAGAAGATCATCGCCAAGGCCAAGAAGATCGCGGCCCACCTGATGGAGGCCTCGGAGGGCGATATCGAGCTCAAGGACGGCAAGTTCACCGTCGCGGGCACCGACAAGTCGGTGGCCTGGGGCGACGTGACGCTCGCGGCCTACGTGCCCCACAACTACCCGCTCGAGGATATCGAGCCAGGGCTGGAGGAGACGGCCTTCTACGATCCCAACAACTTCACCTACCCGGCGGGCGCCTATGCCTGCGAGGTCGAGGTCGATCCCGAGACCGGCCGGGTCGAGGTGCTGTCCTTCGCCGCCGCCGACGATTTCGGCAACGTGGTCAATCCGATGATCGTCGAGGGCCAGGTCCATGGCGGGCTGGCGCAGGGGATCGGCCAGGCGCTGCTCGAGAATTGCGCCTATGACGAGGACGGCCAGCTTCTTTCGGCCAGCTACATGGACTATTCCATGCCGCGCTCGTCGGACCTGCCGATGTTCCAGGTGGACCATTCCTGCCAGACGCCCTGCACCCACAATCCGCTGGGCGTGAAGGGCTGCGGCGAGGCTGGGGCCATCGGCTCGCCGCCTTCGATCGTGAACGCCGTGATCGACGCGCTGCAGTCGGGCGGGCACAAGGTGGCGCATATCGACATGCCGCTGACCCCTTCGCGGGTCTGGTCGGCGATGCAGGGCTGA
- a CDS encoding FAD binding domain-containing protein — protein MYNFELVKPATLQDAVTALKDEDAQALGGGQTLLPTMKARLAQMDKLVALSGVEEIKGVCIDDDGRVCIGGGTTHAQVARECAESYPALASLAGRIGDPAVRARGTIGGSLANNDPSACYPAGVLASNATVVTNAREIAADDYFQGMFTTALDEGEIVTEVKFPVPEVACYEKFIQPASRFPLVAAFVAKFSDGVRVAITGASSDGVFRWTEAEEALSRNFSADAIAGLATPDAGSMISDLHGDGAYRAHLVKVMTARAVKHAA, from the coding sequence ATGTACAATTTCGAACTGGTGAAACCCGCGACCCTGCAGGACGCCGTCACGGCCCTGAAGGACGAGGACGCGCAGGCGCTGGGCGGCGGTCAGACGCTGCTGCCCACGATGAAGGCGCGGCTGGCGCAGATGGACAAGCTGGTCGCGCTTTCGGGCGTCGAGGAGATCAAGGGCGTCTGCATCGACGATGACGGTCGCGTCTGCATCGGCGGGGGCACGACCCACGCGCAGGTCGCGCGCGAATGCGCCGAGAGCTATCCGGCGTTGGCCTCGCTGGCGGGCCGGATCGGCGACCCGGCCGTCCGCGCGCGCGGCACGATCGGCGGCAGCCTCGCCAACAACGACCCCTCGGCCTGCTACCCGGCGGGCGTGCTGGCCTCGAACGCCACCGTGGTCACCAACGCGCGCGAGATCGCGGCGGATGACTATTTCCAGGGTATGTTCACCACCGCGCTGGACGAAGGCGAGATCGTCACCGAGGTGAAATTCCCGGTGCCCGAGGTCGCTTGCTACGAGAAGTTCATCCAGCCCGCCTCGCGCTTCCCGCTGGTCGCGGCCTTCGTCGCCAAGTTCTCGGACGGGGTGCGGGTGGCGATCACCGGGGCCTCGTCGGACGGCGTGTTCCGCTGGACCGAGGCCGAGGAGGCGCTGTCGCGCAACTTCTCGGCCGATGCGATCGCGGGGCTGGCGACGCCGGATGCCGGTTCGATGATCTCGGACCTGCATGGCGACGGCGCCTACCGTGCGCATCTGGTGAAGGTCATGACCGCCCGGGCGGTGAAGCACGCGGCCTGA
- a CDS encoding lipocalin-like domain-containing protein produces the protein MATRDALIGSWRMQAWTRRSVATGEVTDALGPDPIGYIAYHADGRMMATVFRRDRPPPRPAGWSEAQKAGLFDDMLAYVASYTLEEDRVLHHVDGAWNPNWQGILSRPFTLDGDRLVISGAPGIDPATGEEVVYRMEFTKVGADG, from the coding sequence ATGGCGACGCGAGACGCCCTGATCGGATCCTGGCGGATGCAGGCCTGGACGCGCCGCTCGGTGGCGACGGGCGAGGTCACCGACGCGCTGGGGCCGGATCCCATCGGCTATATCGCCTATCACGCCGATGGCCGTATGATGGCCACCGTGTTCCGGCGCGACCGCCCGCCGCCCCGGCCCGCAGGCTGGTCTGAGGCACAGAAGGCCGGGCTCTTCGACGATATGCTGGCCTATGTCGCCTCCTATACGCTGGAGGAGGACCGCGTGCTGCACCATGTTGATGGCGCCTGGAACCCGAACTGGCAGGGCATCCTGTCCCGCCCCTTCACGCTCGACGGCGACCGGCTGGTCATCAGCGGCGCGCCCGGCATCGATCCGGCGACGGGCGAGGAGGTGGTCTACCGGATGGAATTCACGAAGGTCGGCGCCGACGGCTGA
- a CDS encoding ArsR/SmtB family transcription factor: MAYDTPSAATALAALGHEARLSVFRLLVRAGPEGLRVGDIAEHEGLAPSTLAHHLRALVLAGLVAQTRAGREVRCCAEFDRMTALLGFLSAECCTGVALTETDAA; this comes from the coding sequence ATGGCTTATGACACCCCTTCCGCCGCCACGGCCCTCGCCGCCCTCGGGCACGAGGCCCGGCTTTCGGTCTTCCGGCTCCTGGTGCGCGCGGGGCCCGAGGGCCTTCGCGTGGGCGACATCGCCGAGCACGAGGGCCTGGCCCCTTCGACGCTCGCCCATCACCTCCGTGCGCTGGTTCTGGCCGGGCTGGTGGCGCAGACCCGCGCGGGCCGCGAGGTCCGTTGCTGCGCCGAGTTCGACCGGATGACCGCGCTCCTGGGCTTCCTGAGCGCCGAATGCTGCACCGGCGTCGCCCTGACCGAAACCGACGCTGCCTGA
- a CDS encoding permease yields the protein MADITHALSRPRLWQGLSRQRVWLASAAILAVLFLVRPAQGTASLVFTAEALAGTAPFLLLSIAVAAYASATGADNLIARAFSGAPVMMVVFAALVGALSPFCSCGVIPLVAALLAMGVPLSAVMAFWLASPVMDPSMFMLTWGVMGLEFALAKTAAAIGLGLLGGYVVMALGRGGALSNPLREGIGNGGCGGAKLRAPKPVVWRFWQEGERRARFRREAVSVTLFLLKWLTLAFVLESLMLAYVPAETITGWLGGSGAGTVLLAALVGVPAYLNGYAALPLVGGLVEQGMSPGAGLAFLVAGGVSSLPAAIAVWALARPPVFALYLALALAGSVAAGLAFSLLA from the coding sequence ATGGCCGACATCACCCACGCCCTTTCGCGCCCGCGCCTCTGGCAGGGCCTCTCGCGGCAGCGCGTCTGGCTCGCCTCCGCCGCGATCCTGGCGGTGCTCTTCCTGGTCCGGCCCGCGCAGGGCACGGCCTCGCTGGTCTTCACGGCGGAGGCCCTGGCCGGCACCGCGCCCTTCCTTCTGCTCTCGATCGCCGTGGCCGCCTATGCCTCGGCCACGGGCGCCGACAACCTGATCGCGCGCGCCTTCTCGGGCGCGCCCGTGATGATGGTGGTCTTCGCCGCGCTGGTGGGGGCGCTGTCGCCCTTCTGCTCCTGCGGGGTGATCCCGCTGGTCGCGGCGCTGCTGGCCATGGGCGTGCCGCTGAGCGCGGTGATGGCCTTCTGGCTGGCCTCGCCTGTGATGGACCCGTCGATGTTCATGCTGACATGGGGCGTCATGGGGCTGGAATTCGCGCTGGCCAAGACCGCCGCCGCGATCGGGCTGGGCCTTCTGGGCGGCTATGTGGTGATGGCGCTGGGCCGGGGCGGGGCGCTGTCGAACCCGCTGCGCGAAGGCATCGGCAATGGCGGCTGCGGCGGCGCGAAGCTGCGCGCGCCGAAGCCGGTGGTCTGGCGCTTCTGGCAGGAGGGTGAGCGCCGCGCGCGGTTCCGCCGCGAGGCCGTCTCGGTCACGCTGTTCCTGCTCAAGTGGCTGACCCTCGCCTTCGTGCTCGAGAGCCTGATGCTGGCATACGTCCCGGCCGAGACGATCACGGGATGGCTCGGCGGGTCGGGGGCGGGCACGGTCCTGCTGGCCGCCCTGGTCGGCGTACCGGCCTATCTGAACGGCTATGCCGCGCTGCCGCTGGTGGGCGGGCTGGTCGAGCAGGGCATGTCGCCCGGCGCGGGCCTCGCGTTCCTCGTGGCCGGCGGCGTCAGCTCGCTGCCCGCCGCAATCGCGGTCTGGGCGCTGGCGCGGCCGCCGGTCTTCGCGCTCTACCTCGCGCTGGCGCTCGCCGGGTCGGTCGCGGCGGGGCTGGCCTTCAGTCTTCTGGCCTGA
- the infC gene encoding translation initiation factor IF-3: MTTIARRPHNAPPTRDTGPRINDRIRAVEIRLIGADGENVGVVSPSRAREMAEEAGLDLVEISPNANPPVCKIMDFGKYKYETQKKEAEARKKQKTIEVKEVKFRPNTDTHDYDVKMRNVMRFLENGDKVKVTLRFRGREMAHQNLGRELLERVAEDTKEIGKVENFPRMEGRQMVMMIGPSAR, encoded by the coding sequence ATTACGACCATCGCCCGCAGACCCCACAACGCGCCGCCCACGCGCGACACCGGCCCCCGCATCAATGACCGCATCCGCGCCGTCGAGATCCGCCTGATCGGCGCCGACGGCGAAAATGTCGGCGTCGTCAGCCCGTCCCGCGCCCGCGAGATGGCCGAGGAGGCAGGTCTCGACCTCGTCGAGATCAGCCCGAACGCGAACCCGCCGGTCTGCAAGATCATGGATTTCGGCAAGTATAAGTACGAGACCCAGAAAAAAGAGGCCGAGGCCCGCAAGAAGCAGAAGACGATCGAGGTGAAGGAGGTGAAGTTCCGCCCCAACACCGACACGCATGACTACGACGTCAAGATGCGCAACGTGATGAGATTCCTGGAAAACGGCGACAAGGTGAAGGTCACCCTGCGCTTCCGCGGCCGCGAGATGGCGCACCAGAACCTGGGCCGCGAGCTGCTGGAGCGGGTGGCCGAGGACACCAAGGAAATCGGCAAGGTCGAGAACTTCCCGAGGATGGAAGGCCGCCAGATGGTGATGATGATCGGACCCTCCGCCCGCTGA
- a CDS encoding RraA family protein — protein MIEEPAPLRIARDLRRPAADQVAAIAAHPTGFVVDAMGGAGAMAAGIAPLPGLPDRACGPALVAGNRPGDLLGTLAAVAFAEAGDIVVAETQGFQGCAAAGDRVLGMLKNRGAAGFVTDGPMRDLEGVQAVGLPVWATGLTPNSPVSHGPATLGLPAQVGGVRVAQGDVVLADCDGVVVVPFDMLDRVIAALDVVAQAEHAMDAEVAAGRHEPGLIRAMLDSGDGVQWV, from the coding sequence ATGATCGAGGAACCCGCGCCGCTGCGCATCGCACGGGACCTGCGCCGACCCGCGGCCGATCAGGTCGCCGCCATCGCCGCGCATCCGACGGGCTTCGTCGTCGACGCGATGGGCGGGGCGGGCGCGATGGCGGCAGGGATCGCGCCGCTGCCCGGTCTGCCCGACCGCGCCTGCGGTCCCGCCCTGGTCGCGGGCAACCGGCCGGGCGACCTGCTCGGGACGCTGGCGGCGGTCGCTTTCGCCGAAGCGGGCGATATCGTCGTGGCCGAGACGCAGGGCTTCCAGGGCTGCGCCGCCGCGGGTGACCGGGTGCTGGGCATGCTGAAGAACCGCGGCGCGGCCGGCTTCGTGACCGACGGCCCGATGCGCGATCTGGAGGGGGTGCAGGCGGTCGGCCTGCCGGTCTGGGCCACGGGGCTGACGCCGAATTCCCCCGTCTCGCACGGCCCCGCGACGCTGGGCCTGCCGGCGCAGGTGGGTGGTGTGCGGGTCGCGCAGGGCGATGTGGTGCTGGCCGATTGCGACGGCGTGGTCGTCGTACCCTTCGACATGCTGGACCGCGTCATCGCCGCGCTCGACGTCGTGGCGCAGGCCGAGCACGCCATGGATGCCGAGGTGGCCGCGGGGCGTCACGAGCCCGGCCTGATCCGGGCGATGCTCGATTCGGGCGACGGGGTGCAGTGGGTCTAG
- a CDS encoding ferredoxin--NADP reductase yields MTHMNAPQNATAQPVLPDAQTVTQVTHWTNKLFSFRVTRPASLRFRSGEFVMIGLMGDPDPKTGRQKPILRAYSIASPAWDDELEFYSIKVQDGPLTSRLQHIEPGDQIILRPKPVGTLVHDALLPGKRLWFFATGTGIAPFASLLREPETWENYDEVILTHTCRQVAELEYGRQLIDALREDELIGELIGDKLKYYPTTTREESPVMGRITDKLRDGSALRDLGVDTIGPETDRAMVCGSLDFNLEIKEILEGFGLEEGANSEPKHYVVEKAFVGEGAN; encoded by the coding sequence ATGACGCATATGAACGCCCCCCAGAACGCCACCGCGCAGCCCGTGCTGCCCGATGCCCAGACGGTCACGCAGGTCACCCATTGGACCAACAAGCTGTTCTCGTTCCGCGTGACGCGCCCGGCGAGCCTGCGCTTCCGCTCGGGCGAATTCGTGATGATCGGCCTGATGGGCGATCCGGACCCGAAGACGGGCCGCCAGAAGCCGATCCTGCGGGCCTATTCCATCGCCTCGCCCGCCTGGGACGACGAGTTGGAATTCTACTCGATCAAGGTCCAGGACGGCCCGCTGACCTCGCGGCTTCAGCATATCGAGCCGGGCGACCAGATCATCCTGCGCCCCAAGCCCGTGGGCACGCTGGTCCATGACGCGCTCTTGCCCGGCAAGCGGCTTTGGTTCTTCGCCACCGGCACCGGCATCGCGCCCTTCGCTTCGCTGCTGCGCGAGCCGGAGACCTGGGAGAATTACGACGAGGTCATCCTGACCCATACCTGCCGCCAGGTGGCCGAGCTGGAATACGGCCGCCAGCTGATCGACGCGCTGCGCGAGGACGAGCTGATCGGTGAGCTGATCGGCGACAAGCTGAAATATTATCCCACCACGACGCGGGAGGAGAGCCCGGTCATGGGCCGGATCACCGACAAGCTGCGCGACGGCTCGGCCCTTCGCGACCTGGGCGTCGACACCATCGGGCCCGAGACCGACCGCGCGATGGTCTGCGGCTCGCTGGATTTCAACCTCGAGATCAAGGAGATCCTCGAAGGCTTCGGGCTTGAGGAAGGCGCCAATTCGGAGCCCAAGCACTACGTGGTCGAAAAGGCCTTCGTCGGCGAAGGCGCGAATTGA
- a CDS encoding DUF934 domain-containing protein has translation MPIVTDTGFRADDLDHGFTAPDALPANGPIAIDLGPDADLAPVLARLGDATAIRVAFPSFADGRGFTIARQLRRAGFTGRLRAAGHVLADQYAMARRAGFDEVEIDDALAARQPEDQWRARADWRAHDYQARLGRRPDAAA, from the coding sequence ATGCCCATCGTCACCGATACCGGCTTCCGGGCCGACGATCTCGACCACGGCTTCACCGCCCCCGACGCGCTGCCCGCGAACGGGCCGATCGCCATCGACCTCGGCCCCGATGCCGATCTCGCCCCCGTGCTGGCGCGGCTGGGCGACGCGACCGCGATCCGCGTGGCCTTTCCCAGCTTCGCCGATGGCCGCGGCTTTACCATCGCGCGGCAATTACGCCGCGCGGGCTTCACCGGGCGCCTGCGCGCCGCGGGCCACGTGCTGGCCGACCAATACGCCATGGCGCGGCGCGCGGGCTTCGACGAGGTCGAGATCGACGACGCGCTCGCCGCCCGCCAGCCCGAGGACCAGTGGCGCGCCCGCGCCGACTGGCGCGCGCATGACTACCAGGCGCGCCTCGGCCGCCGCCCCGACGCCGCCGCCTAG
- a CDS encoding phosphoadenylyl-sulfate reductase, whose translation MPLDTHAVLTARAEALNAAYANHSAFAVMSRALDDAAVGPVALVSSFGAESVVLLHMLSVMDRARPVLFLETGMLFPETLAYQRQVAERLGLSDVRVVRPDSTDLFDADAEGDLHGRDPDACCTIRKTKPLELALQTFDAWITGRKRFQGGSRAALPFFEAEAGKLKINPLAHWRPADVADYIENNRLPRHPLVAQGFPSLGCAPCTSKVAPGEDPRAGRWRGREKTECGIHFAGGRALPGAVVAG comes from the coding sequence ATGCCGCTTGATACCCATGCCGTTCTGACCGCGCGCGCCGAGGCGCTGAACGCGGCCTATGCCAACCATTCCGCCTTCGCCGTCATGTCCCGCGCGCTGGACGATGCGGCGGTGGGCCCGGTGGCCCTGGTCTCGTCCTTCGGGGCGGAATCGGTCGTGCTGCTGCATATGCTGTCGGTCATGGACCGGGCGCGCCCGGTCTTGTTCCTCGAGACGGGAATGCTGTTTCCCGAGACGCTGGCCTATCAGCGGCAGGTGGCCGAGCGGTTGGGCCTCTCCGACGTGCGGGTGGTCCGGCCCGACAGCACCGATCTCTTCGACGCCGACGCCGAGGGCGACCTGCATGGCCGCGATCCCGACGCCTGCTGCACGATCCGCAAGACCAAGCCGCTGGAGCTGGCGCTGCAGACGTTTGACGCCTGGATCACCGGGCGCAAGCGCTTCCAGGGCGGATCGCGCGCCGCGCTGCCCTTCTTCGAGGCCGAGGCCGGCAAGCTCAAGATCAACCCGCTGGCGCATTGGCGACCCGCGGACGTGGCCGACTACATCGAAAACAACCGTCTGCCCCGCCATCCGCTGGTCGCGCAGGGCTTCCCCAGCCTCGGCTGCGCGCCCTGCACCTCCAAGGTCGCGCCGGGCGAGGACCCGCGCGCAGGCCGCTGGCGGGGCCGCGAGAAGACGGAATGCGGCATCCATTTCGCCGGCGGCCGCGCGCTGCCCGGCGCGGTGGTGGCAGGATAA